A window from Sus scrofa isolate TJ Tabasco breed Duroc chromosome 2, Sscrofa11.1, whole genome shotgun sequence encodes these proteins:
- the CETN3 gene encoding centrin-3 has protein sequence MSLALRNELVVDKTKRKKRRELSEEQKQEIKDAFELFDTDKDEAIDYHELKVAMRALGFDVKKADILKILKDYDREATGKITFEDFNEVVTDWILERDPHEEILKAFKLFDDDDSGKISLRNLRRVARELGENMSDEELRAMIEEFDKDGDGEINQEEFIAIMTGDI, from the exons ATGAGTTTAGCTCTGAG AAATGAGCTTGTAgtagacaaaacaaaaaggaaaaaaagaagagaactctctgaagaacagaaacaagaaattaaagatgCTTTTGAACTATTTGACACGGACAAAGATGAAGCAATAGATTACCATGAATTAAAG GTGGCAATGAGAGCCTTGGGGTTTGATGTAAAAAAAGCTGATATACTGAAGATTCTTAAAGATTATGACAGAGAAGCCACGGGGAAAATCACCTTTGAAGATTTTAATGAAGTTG TGACAGACTGGATATTGGAAAGAGATCCACATGAAGAAATATTGAAggcatttaaattatttgatgATGATGATTCAGGTAAAATAAGCTTGAGGAATTTGCGACGTGTTGCCAGAGAATTGGGTGAAAACATGAGTGATGAAGAACTTCGGGCTATGATAGAAGAATTTGATAAAGATGGTGATGGAGAAA TAAATCAAGAGGAATTCATTGCTATTATGACTGGTGACATTTAA